The genomic region TGACGTACCGTCGGCATAGGTAATAGAAGCAATTGGAGTCCGTTCTACCCAAATAATTTTTGTATATGAGATCAGTGGAAGTAAAGCGGACGTAAACAAACCGGCTATCAGATAACCGCGATTGGCATTAAAAAATGTTTCTTTTCGTAAAAAGAAATGATACGCCAGAAAAAAAACGGTTATTAACGCCGTAACTTTTAGAATGTATATACCAAATGCTTCCATAAAGGCCTATTTTTTTTCGATCATGTCTAATATTTCGCGAAGTTCATCTGCGCTGATTTTTTCTTCTTTGGCAAAAAAGGAAACCATACTTTTATACGAATTGTTAAAGTAGTTTTCGATCGCATTGTTCATAAAACTCTTGCGGTAATCCTCTTTTTTTACGATCGGAAAATACTGGTGCGTATTGCCAAATGCCTTATGAGACACGTAGCCTTTTTCCTCCAGATTCCGGATAATGGTCGACAAGGTGTTGTAATGCGGCTGATCGTCTTTGATTTCGGCCAACACTTCTTTTACAAATGCTTTTTCAAGCGTCCATAAAATTTGCATTACTTCTTCTTCTTTGTTTGTTAATTTCTGCATGATACTCATTTTCTATAATAATCGGATAGGATTTCCGATTGGTTGAAACAAAGATATAACTATAAATTTAGTTTTGCAACTAAAAAAATAGTTGATTAACTAAAAAAATAGTTTTTTTATTCAGGTAGTCGAAAGAAATAACGCTAAAAGTCTTGTTTTTAGTGTGTTAGTCGTTTTCTGATTTTACGATTTTTAACAGCCAGATAGTCGCAAAAGCAGCAGTCGCGGCAAAAGTTCCCATAAAAATCCAGTTAACGGTATAGTTGTAACGGGAAATAATTTCCATACCGGTTTTAGAACTCATTACATGCGCAAGACTAAAACTCATCGTGTATAAAGCCATATAACGGCCTTCATGTCCTTTTGGAGCGCGACTCATCGCGAAGGAGTTGGAAAACGGGAACGCAAACATTTCGCCAAAAGTGATCAAGACCAGATTAATCACCAGTATACCTACCCATCCTTTTAATAACAGGGCATAGAAGCCGAAGGTGATAAATAAAGCTCCAAAAAAGATCAGCTTGATTTTAGCCACTTTTTTACGCTCGAAATAACCTACGATCGGCATTTCAAAAAGGAATATCAAAAAGCCGTTTATCGACATTAGTAAACCGGTTTGGAATTCCGTGAGTCCGTATTGCTCGTTATGGTATAAAGGTAGCGTACTGAAAAATTGAAAGAATACCATTGCGGTAGCAAAACTGATAAACAGAAACAACCAAAAGGGTTTGTCGCTGAATACGGATTTTACCGGTTCCGTATCGTTGAAATGACTGGTGGTTTTTTCTCTTTTTTTCTCTTTTACCAACAAGCGGAACAAAACGATGGCAGTAATACAGGAAATACCGTCAACCCAAAAAAGTCCTTTATAGCCCATTCCCATAATGATCAAACCACCCATAGCTGGTCCGGCAGCAAATCCGAGGTTTACAGCGAGTCGGACAAGTGTCAGCGCGCGGGTTCGGTTTTCCGGGCGTGCATAGGTATTTAAAGATACAAACATAGCCGGTCGAAACATATCTGCAATGATCATAATCGAAAACATCGCGAGGCATAGTCCGGTAAAACTGGTTACAAATTGGAGGCTGATAAACAGGATGCCACTGGTGAACAGGCTAAAAACCATAATGCGGTAAAAGCCTATTTTGTCCGATAGTTTTCCGCCCAGCCAGGAACCGATCATCGAACCGCAACCAAAACTCACCATGATCCAGCCCACCTGATGGTAGTCAAAGTGAAGGTCTTCTTTCAGGTATTTCGATAAAAAGGGGAGTACCATTGTTCCCGCCCTGTTAATAAAGGTAATCAGGGTCAGGATCCAGATTTCACGCGAAAATCCTCTGAAATTATTGATGTAGTTGGAGAAAACTTTTTGTAGCATATACGGTTCTAAATGCCAAATTTACAAACTATTTAATGTCGTAAACGGGAAATGAGGTAAATTAATAATGAAATAATAGCAGTGGTTTCGGGCGTGGGATTTTTGATTATTTTTGCAGCAGCTGTTTCGCATACAGCCTGATACCGATTATGATGAAAAAAATATTCTATCTGTTATTGGGAATGACATTTCCGCTAACGGGCTTTTCGCAATGCGATTTGGAATCTGTTACGGCTTTTCAGAAAAAGATCAATTCCGAGTTTGCCAATGCAGAGGAATCGCCATTAAAAGAAAAAGACCGTAAAAGTTTTAAAACGCTGGATTTCTTTCCGGTGGATTTAAAGTATTGTGTAACCGC from Flavobacterium sp. WV_118_3 harbors:
- a CDS encoding MFS transporter — its product is MLQKVFSNYINNFRGFSREIWILTLITFINRAGTMVLPFLSKYLKEDLHFDYHQVGWIMVSFGCGSMIGSWLGGKLSDKIGFYRIMVFSLFTSGILFISLQFVTSFTGLCLAMFSIMIIADMFRPAMFVSLNTYARPENRTRALTLVRLAVNLGFAAGPAMGGLIIMGMGYKGLFWVDGISCITAIVLFRLLVKEKKREKTTSHFNDTEPVKSVFSDKPFWLFLFISFATAMVFFQFFSTLPLYHNEQYGLTEFQTGLLMSINGFLIFLFEMPIVGYFERKKVAKIKLIFFGALFITFGFYALLLKGWVGILVINLVLITFGEMFAFPFSNSFAMSRAPKGHEGRYMALYTMSFSLAHVMSSKTGMEIISRYNYTVNWIFMGTFAATAAFATIWLLKIVKSEND
- a CDS encoding BlaI/MecI/CopY family transcriptional regulator; this translates as MQKLTNKEEEVMQILWTLEKAFVKEVLAEIKDDQPHYNTLSTIIRNLEEKGYVSHKAFGNTHQYFPIVKKEDYRKSFMNNAIENYFNNSYKSMVSFFAKEEKISADELREILDMIEKK